The following proteins are encoded in a genomic region of Parabacteroides pacaensis:
- a CDS encoding FecR family protein, translating to MEETSKFKKYTDFLQDTDFIRWCLTKDVELEKRWEVFLNRHPEYRDHFKLAVEHWSQVRLNAGSLTSEEKAVLQQRIRTSVYAIKYVRKMRRWIYSGVAACILVLLGITFHWFRPTENRDRTENEKPAFIVGQALQAQDICLISGTSAASFKEDIQVKVGEDGSAKIVRANNKEEKIKIKKEILNKLVVPYGKRSKIELADGTRIWLNSGSVLEFPTHFPGSVREIRLSGEMYAEVAEDKSKPFIVHTSGFDVQVYGTRFNVSAYQDDPEPSCVLVQGHVGIRSATEPEIQMKENDRIVYRNNRMIKTQVEVSSYICWKDGYLEFDEASILDILDRIRRYYNLSFDFGDKAVLQKRKCSGKIYLSDNLDTVLTTLSILSSTEYRKENQTIIITVNPKN from the coding sequence ATGGAAGAAACAAGTAAGTTTAAAAAATATACGGATTTCCTTCAGGATACAGATTTTATCCGGTGGTGCTTGACAAAAGACGTTGAGTTGGAAAAACGTTGGGAGGTTTTTTTAAATCGACATCCCGAATATCGAGACCATTTTAAACTTGCCGTTGAGCATTGGAGCCAGGTACGGTTAAATGCAGGCAGCCTTACATCAGAAGAAAAAGCCGTGTTGCAACAACGCATCCGCACTTCCGTTTATGCAATCAAGTACGTGCGTAAAATGCGTCGCTGGATTTATTCCGGTGTAGCGGCTTGTATATTAGTACTATTAGGAATAACTTTCCATTGGTTCCGGCCTACGGAAAATAGAGATCGGACGGAAAATGAAAAACCTGCTTTCATTGTAGGACAGGCTTTACAAGCACAGGATATATGTTTGATTAGCGGAACGTCTGCCGCTTCATTTAAAGAAGATATCCAGGTAAAAGTAGGGGAAGACGGGTCTGCCAAAATCGTAAGGGCAAACAATAAGGAAGAAAAAATAAAGATAAAGAAGGAAATACTCAATAAATTGGTAGTTCCTTACGGGAAACGTTCCAAAATAGAACTGGCAGACGGAACACGAATCTGGTTAAATTCCGGTTCGGTACTGGAGTTCCCGACTCATTTCCCAGGCTCCGTACGGGAGATCCGTCTTTCCGGCGAAATGTATGCGGAAGTAGCCGAAGATAAAAGCAAACCCTTTATTGTACATACCTCCGGATTCGATGTACAAGTATATGGTACCCGGTTTAATGTTTCCGCTTACCAAGACGATCCGGAGCCTTCCTGTGTATTAGTGCAAGGACACGTAGGGATCCGCTCTGCTACGGAACCGGAAATACAAATGAAAGAGAACGACCGGATTGTGTACCGCAACAACCGGATGATAAAAACCCAAGTAGAGGTATCGTCTTATATTTGTTGGAAAGACGGTTATCTGGAGTTTGATGAAGCTAGTATCCTGGATATATTGGACCGCATCAGGCGATATTACAATCTGTCTTTTGATTTTGGAGACAAAGCAGTCTTACAAAAAAGAAAATGTTCGGGAAAAATATATTTATCCGATAATCTCGATACGGTATTGACTACTCTGTCTATCTTATCATCTACCGAATACAGAAAAGAAAATCAAACAATTATTATTACTGTTAATCCTAAAAATTAA
- a CDS encoding RNA polymerase sigma factor: MLTDKERVENKNQKEIMIDNLYKDYVDDLYRYALGFGFDKQTAMDAIHDIFCKLCLNEYKLENIRNPKFYLLRILRNRLIDIYKLKKDFIEIVPENSIEELPYKIHITIEDELIAKEEQQHISRKIEEVLSVLTERQREIIYLRYIQECTYEEIAEIMNLSVPACHKMVYRILNKLKNNHTLILFYLLLSINVS, encoded by the coding sequence ATGTTAACTGATAAGGAACGAGTGGAAAACAAGAATCAAAAGGAAATAATGATAGATAATCTTTACAAAGATTATGTAGACGATTTATATAGATATGCCCTCGGTTTCGGTTTTGATAAGCAAACGGCTATGGATGCCATACACGACATTTTTTGTAAACTTTGCCTGAACGAATACAAACTGGAAAATATTCGGAATCCTAAATTCTATTTACTTCGTATTTTACGGAACCGTTTAATCGATATCTATAAACTTAAAAAGGATTTTATAGAAATTGTCCCGGAAAATTCCATAGAAGAATTGCCTTATAAAATCCATATTACCATTGAAGACGAGCTGATCGCAAAAGAAGAACAACAACATATTAGCCGGAAAATAGAGGAAGTATTAAGTGTACTGACAGAACGCCAGCGCGAAATTATTTATCTACGTTATATACAGGAATGTACTTATGAAGAAATTGCCGAGATTATGAATTTAAGCGTTCCGGCTTGTCATAAAATGGTTTATCGTATCCTTAACAAGTTGAAAAACAACCATACTTTGATACTTTTCTACCTTCTTTTATCTATTAATGTAAGTTAA
- a CDS encoding helix-turn-helix domain-containing protein: protein MENEWVEEKKVSKRNVDHGNNVKRMRRLYGWSQEELGRQSKTSQQSVSKWEGEREIPADILEKFANGFKVPVAVLRDMEEDEPCVYDIHDNKFDNESNLIGNDQYVHNTYNPVQDLMKLFDQYATLYKDLVKRAEEKATEAEKKVHTNEEEIRVLGKRLETIENILLDKYNSSNK, encoded by the coding sequence ATGGAAAATGAATGGGTAGAAGAAAAAAAAGTTTCTAAAAGGAACGTAGATCACGGAAATAATGTAAAAAGAATGAGAAGGCTTTACGGTTGGAGCCAGGAAGAATTAGGCAGACAATCAAAAACTTCCCAGCAATCGGTTTCCAAGTGGGAAGGAGAACGGGAAATTCCTGCCGATATATTGGAAAAGTTTGCAAACGGATTTAAAGTACCGGTTGCTGTTTTAAGAGATATGGAGGAGGACGAGCCTTGTGTGTATGATATTCATGATAATAAGTTTGATAATGAAAGCAATCTTATAGGAAATGATCAATATGTGCACAATACTTATAATCCTGTCCAGGATTTAATGAAACTATTTGACCAATATGCTACTCTTTATAAAGACCTGGTGAAAAGGGCGGAAGAAAAGGCAACTGAAGCAGAAAAGAAAGTCCATACAAACGAGGAAGAAATACGAGTTCTGGGGAAAAGATTGGAAACCATAGAAAATATTTTGCTTGATAAATATAATTCCTCTAATAAATAG
- a CDS encoding DNA-directed RNA polymerase subunit alpha C-terminal domain-containing protein: protein MIVLTEAARQELAAYLERTDETLFIVKSLEKINPLYRYIIDLMSGMITNPEKKRIFLHISTGKPIAELTKKQTITYGHACRIYENCIDELRWKYHYLQEKVKDIDSLIINHKKYQSDRAQFLHELTSLKEFIASLLVKKSRTSNPKKKETQPIIPETVIRTFSRKITDLNINTRTINIFIASDILTIGELLHYMQNNPKRLLKLKGMGKLSYNDITSSLQEIGVLDQNLDSPLFKYL from the coding sequence ATGATCGTCTTGACAGAAGCAGCACGGCAAGAATTGGCAGCCTATTTGGAAAGAACGGATGAAACCTTGTTTATTGTCAAGTCGCTCGAAAAAATAAATCCGTTATACCGCTATATTATCGATCTCATGTCCGGTATGATTACCAACCCGGAAAAAAAGAGAATTTTCCTGCATATATCTACAGGGAAACCTATTGCCGAGCTTACGAAGAAGCAAACAATTACTTACGGGCATGCTTGCCGGATTTATGAAAATTGTATAGACGAATTACGATGGAAATATCATTATTTGCAGGAAAAGGTAAAAGATATAGATTCTCTTATCATTAACCATAAAAAATATCAGTCGGATCGAGCCCAATTTCTCCATGAATTAACCAGTTTAAAAGAATTCATAGCTTCTTTATTAGTAAAAAAAAGCAGAACTTCTAATCCTAAAAAGAAAGAAACACAACCTATTATTCCGGAAACGGTAATACGGACATTTTCCCGTAAAATAACCGATCTTAATATAAACACCCGGACAATAAATATTTTTATAGCAAGCGACATCTTAACTATAGGTGAGCTTTTACATTATATGCAAAATAACCCGAAAAGACTTCTTAAATTAAAAGGCATGGGAAAACTCTCATATAATGACATAACTTCTTCCCTACAGGAAATCGGAGTGTTAGACCAGAATTTGGATAGCCCGTTATTCAAATATCTATAA
- a CDS encoding GNAT family N-acetyltransferase, which translates to MIREVKLQDAKAITEIYNEYVMHTVATFETEPLQEDVMRSRIAEISAHFPYFVYEINTEVVGYCYAHTWKEKDAYKYTLETTVYLSPAHIGKGIGKLLMQKLVGECRRQGYHALIACITAGNEASNSLHRGLGFKQVSHFEKVGLKFGHWLDVIDYELVLN; encoded by the coding sequence ATGATCAGAGAAGTTAAACTTCAAGATGCAAAAGCCATTACGGAAATTTACAATGAATATGTGATGCATACCGTTGCTACATTTGAAACAGAACCTTTACAAGAAGACGTTATGCGTTCCCGTATCGCTGAAATTTCTGCCCATTTTCCTTATTTTGTATATGAAATAAATACGGAAGTGGTAGGATATTGTTATGCACATACTTGGAAAGAAAAAGACGCTTATAAATATACCCTGGAAACCACTGTGTATTTGTCACCTGCACATATAGGAAAAGGGATAGGAAAATTACTGATGCAAAAATTAGTTGGAGAATGCCGTCGGCAAGGTTATCATGCGTTGATAGCTTGTATTACCGCCGGTAATGAAGCGAGTAACTCTTTACACAGAGGGCTCGGATTTAAACAAGTGTCTCATTTTGAAAAAGTAGGACTGAAATTCGGTCATTGGCTAGATGTGATAGATTATGAACTGGTACTGAACTGA
- a CDS encoding SagB/ThcOx family dehydrogenase translates to MELIKLNAPDKERGSSLMSTLSVRASERIFADKELSIQDLSDLLWAANGLNRPDTGHRTAPSALNSQDVDIYVTLPHGTYLYNPVEMQLEPVTEGDLRIWVADQQEFMVSAPVFLIFVSDISRFPYGNDEVRIRMGAYDVGIVSQNVNLFCASVGFATVPRASMDIEKLRELLRLKPTQYPMMNNPVGYRP, encoded by the coding sequence ATGGAGCTTATTAAATTGAATGCGCCGGATAAAGAAAGGGGAAGTTCCCTGATGTCTACCTTGTCAGTACGTGCCTCGGAACGGATTTTTGCCGATAAAGAATTATCCATTCAGGATTTGTCAGATCTATTGTGGGCTGCCAACGGATTGAACCGTCCGGATACAGGGCACCGTACCGCACCCTCTGCTCTAAATTCACAGGACGTAGATATTTACGTTACTTTGCCTCACGGAACTTACCTGTACAATCCTGTAGAGATGCAATTGGAACCGGTGACCGAAGGCGATTTACGCATTTGGGTAGCCGACCAGCAGGAATTTATGGTAAGTGCTCCGGTCTTCCTTATTTTTGTGTCGGACATTTCCCGGTTTCCCTATGGAAATGATGAGGTGCGCATTCGCATGGGGGCTTACGACGTGGGAATTGTTTCTCAGAATGTCAATTTATTTTGTGCTTCGGTAGGATTCGCTACGGTTCCCCGCGCTTCTATGGATATCGAAAAGCTCCGCGAATTGCTCCGCCTCAAACCTACTCAATATCCGATGATGAATAATCCGGTGGGGTATCGTCCATGA